From Serinicoccus profundi, the proteins below share one genomic window:
- a CDS encoding RNA polymerase sigma factor, producing MALRLAGTHPDQGPPGSTRDTAWFDGFFAQHATQIHRYFVRRAAGNDVDDLTAEVFATAWRRRDKIPADFALPWLYRTASYVLANHRRKPTLTLLSDYSGHEGGDGLDQHMRSVDPADLVMADDEVRRALGRLSTRDRGILMLHAWEGLDGEGLAQALGLTRGGAAAALSRARARLREAWEHDH from the coding sequence ATGGCCCTACGCCTCGCTGGGACCCACCCCGACCAGGGGCCACCCGGGAGCACCCGGGACACCGCGTGGTTCGACGGGTTCTTCGCCCAGCACGCGACTCAGATCCACCGGTACTTCGTCCGCCGGGCCGCCGGCAACGACGTCGACGACCTCACCGCGGAGGTCTTCGCGACCGCGTGGCGACGCCGCGACAAGATCCCGGCCGATTTCGCACTGCCGTGGCTCTACCGCACCGCGTCCTACGTCCTGGCCAACCACCGGCGCAAGCCGACGCTGACCCTGCTGTCCGACTACTCCGGCCACGAGGGCGGCGACGGCCTCGACCAGCACATGCGCAGCGTCGACCCGGCCGACCTCGTCATGGCCGACGACGAGGTGCGCCGCGCCCTCGGCCGGCTGAGCACCCGCGACCGCGGCATCCTCATGCTCCATGCCTGGGAGGGGCTGGACGGGGAGGGACTCGCGCAGGCCCTGGGCCTGACCCGCGGAGGCGCCGCTGCGGCGCTCTCCCGGGCCCGGGCCCGGCTGCGCGAGGCCTGGGAGCACGACCACTGA